GAGTCGTAATCCTCGCAAGTTCAAGCTGTTCGCGTCTGAATCTCCTGTTGGAGGTAACCTTCGAAAAAACAATAAACAAAATATTAAATATTGCGATTGCGGAGACGAGAAGAATGATGTATGAGAGCATATGATTACTTTCAGAATTGTCATAATAAGGTTGAACAAAAATAATAAACATATCTTATTAAAGACAGATAATTTTTCGATTTTGCCTCCGAAAACGCCCTCATGTGAGTTCTCTCACACAGACAGGCCCGGAAACTAAAATCCTGTGCTGTATTCGTCAGAAAATCGGGCAAGTGGTTCAGATTTCCTTGTCCCTTCAGGTCTGAAAAGTGCCATGATACCATACCTCTGCTCGTCAAGCGCATGATCAGCGACTGAGGGGTCATTTCCCTTTCCCGCAATATCCTCGGGATCATTTGAATCGTAAACAGCCGACATCATTTCATCAATCAAAGGAGTATTAAGGCCGTCAAATATAAAATAGGAGGGTGATTTCCCTTCTGCAGGAAACAAACTTTTCCATGACCACCACCCTGTCTTTCTGCCCGTGAAAGCAGGAGAGAGAAAGAGTCCGTTTGCAGCAAAAACATCTGCGAATGTATTCTCATGGGAAACCACAGAATATCTCTCTTTTTTAGCAAAAGCGTCATGTCCTGCAACAATCATCGATGGTATTTTACCTCCTGTGATTGATAGAAGTACGGGGTCATTTTTAAGCAATTGTGAAATTGCATTTGCATGATCCGACGGGGTTCTCTGTTTCTCGTAGTAGGTGAAAATCCGGTAATATTTTCCTTCAAAATCCCGGGCTGTCAGACCAAAGGAGCAGGGAGAGTGGAACCCGGGATCGATGCTTCCCGTCAATGCCCAGTCGGATGGAAGTGTAAACGGTTTGATCACCTGTTGTTTCCGGTCAAAATTCTTGAAGAACATTCCGCCAAAAACCTCCCAGTCACCATATAAATATGCCATCCGCAGTTCAGCAGGAAGTGTCTTCAAGTTGGCAGCATAGGTACTCTTCTTTATACAATAATCCCTTCGTGTATCTTCGCTCCATTTATTGTAATATTCACTAATCGATGTTCCCTCTTTTTGCAGATTCTTCAGAGACCAGAAAACATTATCCCACAAGTACGACTGAATAAAAA
The Ignavibacteria bacterium DNA segment above includes these coding regions:
- a CDS encoding phage terminase large subunit, which encodes MKTGKLQVERISLLPKQKLLKSLIEESKYSWIGYGGARGGAKSFAIREIALILGLDPKYALRSLIFRRYSKELLKNHILPLYEKHSKLMEHYNKSEKILYSPNGTPIIQFGYADSEADIYSFQGFEYDVVFVDEATHCTPHQLRFLKTSNRSLKEGFTPKMVLTMNPGGTSHSYLKRLFIDKKYDGNEDPSDYFFIQSYLWDNVFWSLKNLQKEGTSISEYYNKWSEDTRRDYCIKKSTYAANLKTLPAELRMAYLYGDWEVFGGMFFKNFDRKQQVIKPFTLPSDWALTGSIDPGFHSPCSFGLTARDFEGKYYRIFTYYEKQRTPSDHANAISQLLKNDPVLLSITGGKIPSMIVAGHDAFAKKERYSVVSHENTFADVFAANGLFLSPAFTGRKTGWWSWKSLFPAEGKSPSYFIFDGLNTPLIDEMMSAVYDSNDPEDIAGKGNDPSVADHALDEQRYGIMALFRPEGTRKSEPLARFSDEYSTGF